In Apium graveolens cultivar Ventura unplaced genomic scaffold, ASM990537v1 ctg8693, whole genome shotgun sequence, the genomic window GAACTAGCTTAGTGTATTTTGTAGAGTGCTTGGTGTCTTAAAGAAAGATCTTCCCTGCTCCCGAAAACCTCAATGTAAGTGCAACAACaatcttactcttcaactatgaTGTCGAGTTGCTGTCCAAATCAAGATCACCATCCATATTCTGAGACAAAGAGCTATTGTGAAACCCGCAGATTACCATTTTATCCACTGTGGAGGGGACTACAACGGAGTGGGAGTCATGGACTGGATATAGCTGCTCTATTACAAAGTCCTCAAGCATCAAAGTAAGTTGTTGCAAAACCAGCTTACTAGTGCGCACAACTTTGTATCATAACAGGGGGAACTAGTGTGGACTCTTGATTTGGTTGATTTGATCTTGCTGAAAATCttgtaaatatttcatcaaaTAATCTTTGTAGTTTGCACTGGCAAGTGTAgaatttcaaatatatattaattctcaGATCTTCCAATTGCAGCATTTACTTCAAAATAAAATAGTGCTGAAATACTGAGATGCAAACACgtattttaatgaattaatactgatgtcaaaaaaacaattgtacatcacttttaatgaataaatactgatatctcaaaaataattatacattacttttaaagaagaaaaactgatgtcaaaaaagttaatgtacatcatttttgataaaaaaactgatgtcaaagataGACATATTCAAGTGTAAATTGAACAGACATCACTTTGTTTGGGCATATAATTGATGTTTATGTGCAACTATAGACATCGCATTTTACTGAataaatcgatgtttaatatctgattttacatcacccTAAAAGAAAATATATGATGTCTATGTGGTAAAAAACATaactcattatatgtttaatctgttgtaataagtgtaatttatttattaaattatttatttctaacattttttgtaaaaaaacaatgcatggacatcagtttttttttagaaacgatgtctaagctagtaaagacatcgggttatggccgatgtctagaatagacatcaccgacatcaacatcggttgccagacagcatagacatcggtcaaaaaccgatgtctatggacttttttcttgtagtgttgcACAATTTTGAATAGTTAACTAGAACTATTTATTGGTTTATCTTTTTAAAAATTACATCGAGAGGTTTCTTGCAATTTAGGAAGTTCAGGTTGCAACAATCTTGTCAAAACATTTGTGTACTCAGTCACTAGGTTGCGAACTTTGCAATAATTAACTTAAACTATTGTATTTGTTATGGTTGAGGAAAATCGAGAGCTCCTTGCAGTTTAGGAGGATCGGTTTGCAATGATCTTGTCATTTGTTAAAGCATTTCTGTCATCAGTTATATGTTGTataactttaaaaaaattattccaAAAAAGGAATTAATTTGTACTTGCAAAAATTACATGGAGATCCATTTTATGAAGTTTAGGTTGCAGTTAAAGTTTCTAAGCATGTAATGTATTTACTTGCTACATTTTGATACTTTTTAAAAATAAGTCAAATTGGTGCATTAGTTGATGCTTAAAACACCTCATCTAGATGTACTTTAATTTAAGGAATTACATGCAGCAATACATGTTGAACAATGTGATGAATTTGTTTATGTCCGAAAAATACATGGTTTACCCCGTTTTTTCAATTTATGACTTTGCTAATGCAATTGATTCTGGAAAAATGTTCTGTATTAAGTTGCATATATTTTTAAAAAGCCTAGATGTTATTTTTTTCCTGCATTTTAGCAGTTTGTGATTGCAATTGATATCTTCAACTATGTTATATATGAATTGATAAATTCCTATAAATTATGTCACTAACATGTTCTTTGGTTGTGTAATTTTCATTGTTAGGCATTTGTTACATGTTCTCCTTTCACAATTTTTGACGATCTTTAATGACTATTCTATAAAGAGCTCAAGATAAGGGAAACGGACTTCAACACATACCCTTTGTGAATAATAATTGAAAACTCGGTTATGGAACTATCAGCTACCATCTTTAATAGTGAAAGGATAACAAATATTGACGTGTTGATATTCAAATTTAATAGGTTATACCATCAAACGCAACAAATGATATCAGTGATGAAGTAAATACCATAATGATTGGAGATTAAGTGGATTACGCGGACCTAATTTTTATAGAAATACTACAAATACCAACTGAAACAACAGTAGAAGAAGATATTATACATCACAAGAAAGACGAGGTGATCATTGACAAACACCATCGAGATTTATCAAAATTTCAGATTTATGAAGCCAAGGAAACACCAATTGGCATAAAATAGTTGTTTCATGTTGTATAACACAAATTCAGTTTTGGcttcatttttatttgaataagaAATATGATTAAAAGGTTTATGAAAGCATTTGTACTATACCATCTTGTGATAGATCTACATATTGAACTCTTTATGCAACCTTATGTACATGATTCAACTCTCAATGCAACCACAGAAGCAACATTGCATATAATGTTTGTGACATTATTTATGCAACCACTTATGTAACTCTCAATGCAACCTCTCCATAAACTCTAAGTCTAATAAAAAAGCATGCATGATAAACAACCTAATGTGATAGATTTTGATATTAAACATATTATACAACCTTATACACATGATATTCAACCTAGATTGCAACCACATATGCAATTACAAAAtgtttaaaatttaatatgtaAACATATTATGAAACTCAATGTTGAGCATAAAATGTTTGAATTGTAGGGTTTAGggttaaattaaaaattataaaatcgtTGTACGTTATATTACAGTCTTATAAAAGTTTCTAAAACCCAGTAGGGGATTATTGAACTCTAAATATTAAAAAACTATTAAATTATGGTCCAAGATGAATTATAATTTGGTTCTAAATTTGATTTAAGATTCATCTGAAATTGCTCTTGGTCATATTACTTACATCGAAGATTTTGGTGTATTCAATAGTTAGGTTGTGCATTTTCTAAAACTTATTTCAAACTAGTTCACTAACTTACGGTTGCGACAGTATCATTGAGAGATCTTATGAGCAACTATGAGCAACTAAGCAACTGCATATACAAATCAAATAAATCTCAAATTCAACTAGAAACCTTATCTGCAACTACATTTGtgtaaaattcgtaattttatttttaatttatttattagaaattagatattaatttgtctagataaatattttaaaaattagaatattctgaaaacattttgtgcaaggtagttgatttgtgaaaagatttgttatttgtggaaataagtgtaagaataatttagaaaatcgaaatttttttagtttaggtaattgtgtgtatcaaatattttatttatggaatttacttggagaggttgtaaatctttaggaggaaatattattatttcctagttgagatatagggttttgtatcgttataaatacaccatattcgtattccttgtttttatcattaaaattcgtaggacttctcagcaaaaatcagctgtcttgtaaaattcgtagaaaattcatcgtaagtcagaattcagtgattctggacttttcagaaaggtcttttcgttatcttcagctttcgtgtttcgtgtttttcaagaaaatatcgtttagagggtcaaaaagagtaaattcagatctggtcaggctttgaggtaagtaccttttgacttacttttaaatttccgaaaagatatttcagttctgtttttaatttcatataagatataaaaactttgatttcgaaattataagatataagtatttgtgaattttagaacccagtctctacgttttcgaaccgttcgtaatttacgctatagttccggaactagccttagatacccttagtaggcgcacaagtgtgcaactttagatacctattaagggcgcgtaattattgaactttagatgccgaccactggcaaagtgtggtataaagaataagaataagaattagatgccggctactggcaaagtgtggccgtagatcaagactgtggtatttataagaattatcgtttcgttctgttttattctgctcagatctgttataaaatctgtactgttataaattctgctatgttctgttttaaattctgaattttaaaatataaaactttgggttggatttattttagaaaatgttttacaaaattattattgttttaagaaaaatcgttttatcaaaacacccattgtttttctgtttaaaagttagtcaatttgtacttgctgagctgtgtagctcaccccttttaacatttcaggttcggaatttggagcatattaagattaaggaatgagaactatgtggagatctgtgctgcttcgttttgtgctatttgaattagaataaagattttgtttttagagaataaatttaattatctgttagacaattattatcggatttgtggagctgcgtctctatttttatgattttgattattgcgtttgaccgctgctttgaatttcgtgatctattagaattatcgagtaataatatattttatttttagttttcgatttagaatttaatagtccggaagtgcgggctggtacagttggtatcaagagcaggctgtccttcggagtgtattaggtatgggactagtacattccctaggatgcgatcctttagactatcgtataggtcttagaaaattattttggatttagggcatttatttgtgtgattatttgatatgtttgacttttgtgtttttttgattaTTGACTATAAGTTTAGAATTTGTTTTGTGTGTTCTAGTAAAGATGGATGGAGAAAATCAGAACAACAATGAAAATCAGGGCAATAATGATGAAGGAGGAAACGTCTTTGACCAGCTGGCTGAAACTCTAGCTGTACTTGTGAATCAGCAACCGAAGCCCAACATCGTCTCTCAATTCAAGCGTTTGAACCCGCCAACTTTTGATGGAGCTACAGACCCGGCTATCGTTGAGATGTGGATCcaagagatggaaaaagctttcGGACTTCTGGGGAGCAATGAGGAACAGAAGGTGACCTTAGCTGTGTACCAATTGCAAGGAAGCGCTTACGACTGGTGGCTTATGGAAAAGAGGAAGAATGAGACGACAAATCTTGAAGAAAATCATGAACCGTACACTTGGGCAAAGTTCAAGAAGGCTTTAGAGGACAAGTACTTTCCGAGAACAGTTCGTCTGCAGAAAGAGAGGGACTTCATTCGACTTCAACAAGGTGGAAGAACCGTCATTGAATACGAAGCAGAATTTGCAAAGCTTGCGAAGTACGCGTCGACCCTAGTAGCAGATGAGAGCAGTCGAGCACGAAGATTAGAGGAGGGACTTCGAAGTGACATCAGGAATTCAGTGGCGTCGTTTGAACTTCAGACGTACGAGGCTGTCCTCAACAAGGCGTTAGTGATCGAAAGGGGCTTGGCAGAATCTGAAAAGGCGTCTGGCAGTTGGAATAAGAGGCGGTTCACTCAAACTAGTGGGCAATCTTTTCAAGGGGGACCACTCAAGAAGCCACACGTGTACGATAACATCGGGGGTCAAGGTGATCGAGAGACGTGTACCAGGTGCGGCAAGAATCATCCGGACAAAGTCTGTCGTTGGAATACAGGTGCTTGTTTTCATTGCGGAGAAGTAGGACATAAGATTTCGAATTATCCGCACAATCCGCCACCGCCACCAAGGAAGGAAGCATAACAAGATGGGCAAAGGACGTGTTTTCAGCTGACAGGAAATGACAACTATCGCAATTAAGGTATGATTTCTTTTCTTTAGTgacttatttaatttatttatgttatgtgaatttggggaccaaattcttttaaggagggaagaatgtaaaattcgtaattttatttttaatttatttattagaaattagatattaatttgtctagataaatattttaaaaattagaatattctgaaaacattttgtgcaaggtagttgatttgtgaaaagatttgttatttgtggaaataagtgtaagaataatttagaaaatcgaaatttttttagtttaggtaattgtgtgtatcaaatattttatttatggaatttacttggagaggttgtaaatctttaggaggaaatattattatttcctagttgagatatagggttttgtatcgttataaatacaccatattcgtattccttgtttttatcattaaaattcgtaggactttctcagcaaaaatcagctgtcttataaaattcgtagaaaattcatcgtaagtcagaattcagtgattctggacttttcagaaaggtcttttcgttatcttcagctttcgtgtttcgtgtttttcaagaaaatatcgtttagagggtcaaaaagagtaaattcagatctggtcaggctttgaggtaagtaccttttgacttacttttaaatttccgaaaagatatttcagttctgtttttaatttcatataagatataaaaactttgatttcgaaattataagatataagtatttgtgaattttagaacccagtctctacgtttttcgaaccgttcgtaatttacgctatagttccggaactagccttagatacccttagtaggcgcacaagtgtgcaactttagatacctattaagggcgcgtaattattgaactttagatgccgaccactggcaaagtgtggtataaagaataagaataagaattagatgccggctactggcaaagtgtggccgtagatcaagactgtggtatttataagaattatcgtttcgttctgttttattctgctcagatctgttataaaatctgtactgttataaattctgctctgttctgttttaaattctgaattttaaaatataaaactttgggttggatttattttagaaaatgttttacaaaattattattgttttaagaaaaatcgttttatcaaaacacccattgtttttctgtttaaaagttagtcaatttgtacttgctgagctgtgtagctcaccccttttaacatttcaggttcggaatttggagcatattaagattaaggaatgagaactatgtggagatctgtgctgcttcgttttgtgctatttgaattagaataaagattttgtttttagagaataaatttaattatctgttagacaattattatcggatttgtggagttgcgtctctatttttatgattttgattattgcgtttgaccgctgctttgaatttcgtgatctattagaattatcgagtaataatatattttatttttagttttcgatttagaatttaatagtccggaagtgcgggctgttacaatTTGTAACTCAAATAAATCCAAAATTCAACTACCGGTGCAACTCATATAAATACGAAACTATAAACCCATTATTCAACTACAAATACAACTCAAAGAAATCTCAACCAGATACCTCAATTACATTTGCAACTCAAAGAAATCTCAAATGCAACACATTTCATATTATGTTGTTATAAAAAGCAAGATACAATGTTATTTGTAACTTTTTATGAAACTACTTATGCAATCCTAATATAACATGTTTAATGCAACCTTATATACATGTTTTAAACCTAGAATTCAACAACATATGCAACTATAAAAATTACAAGATTATTAATATCTAATATAACCATTATGTAACTCTAAATGTAATCTCACCATAACTGTAAATTAACTTTATAGAAAAATTTAAACCTAGATTTCAACCACCTATGCaactttaaaaattaaaaatttaccTAATACATAAATTATGTAACTTTAGATGTAACCGCAAATGTTACAGTCTTACTCAAGCTTCTAAAACCCAATTATGGAATTGGTGAACCTCTAAACAATTACTCAAATGTTATTGTGATCAGTGTTGATATACTTGGGGTATGTATGATCAGACATAAAAATAGCATTGATGAAAAAAATAACTTAAAGATGCTAACTAATTGCTCTGACGAGGCCATTGGTTATGATTTTGATGATGATCATTATCATAGGTACTTTAACTAATCCCTATTGTGTGCTTACTTATCAATTACCGCATTGCATATCATTTTATTGTTTTAATACTTGGAACAATCAACTACTAATTATGGTTTTACCTATTTGACACTCTTGTTCATGGGAGATTACTGTATCAGAATCTGAAACGTGACCCTCTTCTAAGGAATCTTTTGCATAACATAACTTGTTATTGTGATCAGTGTTGAGATACTTGGCATAAACTGAAGTATCTCTTATCCAAAGGTAAAGATGAAGGTTGTATTTGCAACCATACCtacaactgctagcaaccatatatgcaaccacaaatgcaaatttgaaaaaatatgtTGAAAATTACATTTAGTTGCAAAATAAGTTGCAAGTGGTTGCAAATGACGGAAAATAAGTGCGCCTGCAGGGCCAATACTAATATCACAAAAGTAACCATGAAATCAACTAAAATCAGAGCAAAAATCGCCTGAAcgcaaccaaaatccatcctctTCAATCTTCCTCTTTCCACTTCCCGTCAATACCAAACCTCTTCTCCACTTTTTATCATCTCAAACATGCTCAAAGCATCTTCAAACCTCCTAACCTGAAAATACCCGATA contains:
- the LOC141705244 gene encoding uncharacterized protein LOC141705244, whose amino-acid sequence is MDGENQNNNENQGNNDEGGNVFDQLAETLAVLVNQQPKPNIVSQFKRLNPPTFDGATDPAIVEMWIQEMEKAFGLLGSNEEQKVTLAVYQLQGSAYDWWLMEKRKNETTNLEENHEPYTWAKFKKALEDKYFPRTVRLQKERDFIRLQQGGRTVIEYEAEFAKLAKYASTLVADESSRARRLEEGLRSDIRNSVASFELQTYEAVLNKALVIERGLAESEKASGSWNKRRFTQTSGQSFQGGPLKKPHVYDNIGGQGDRETCTRCGKNHPDKVCRWNTGACFHCGEVGHKISNYPHNPPPPPRKEA